The following proteins are co-located in the Camelina sativa cultivar DH55 chromosome 12, Cs, whole genome shotgun sequence genome:
- the LOC104730501 gene encoding DDB1- and CUL4-associated factor 13-like: MKIKTLSRPVDEYTRERSQDLQVVFHNFDPSLRPMEKAVEYKRALTAAKLEKIFARPFVGAMDGHRDGVSCMAKNPNYLKGIFSASMDGDIRLWDISSRRTVCQFPGHQGAVRGLTVSTDGNVLVSCGTDCTVRLWKVPRPTLEDSSVSSENFIEPAAEYVWKNAFWAVDHQFEGELFATAGAQLEIWNHNRASPVQSFQWGTDSVISVRFNPGEPDILATSASDRSITIYDLRMSSAARRIIMMTKTNSIAWNPMEPMNLTAANEDGSCYSFDGRKMDEAKCVHKDHVSAVMDIDFSPTGREFVTGSYDRSVRIFPYNGGHSREIYHTKRMQRVFCVKYSCDATYVLSGSDDTNLRLWKAKASEQLGVILPREQKKHEYNEAVKNRYKHLPEVKRIVRHRHLPKPIYKALGIIRTVNDSKRRKEDRRRAHSAPGTIVTKPLRQRRIIKEVE; this comes from the exons ATGAAGATTAAGACGTTATCGCGACCGGTTGATGAATACACTCGAGAAAGAAGTCAGGATCTTCAGGTA GTCTTTCACAACTTTGACCCAAGTCTTCGACCTATGGAGAAGGCTGTGGAATACAAAAGAGCTCTTACTGCTGCCAAATTAGAAAAG ATATTTGCAAGGCCGTTTGTAGGAGCAATGGATGGTCATCGTGATGGAGTCTCGTGTATGGCTAAGAACCCAAATTACCTCAAGGGAATCTTCTCAGCTTCTATGGATGGAg ATATTCGTCTTTGGGATATCTCTTCAAG GCGTACAGTTTGCCAATTCCCTGGTCATCAAGGTGCTGTGCGTGGCCTTACAGTGTCAACTGATGGCAATGTACTGGTTTCATGCGGAACTGATTGCAC TGTTCGTTTGTGGAAAGTTCCTCGTCCTACACTTGAAGATTCTAGCGTTTCATCTGAAAATTTCATTGAG CCAGCTGCGGAATATGTCTGGAAGAATGCTTTCTG GGCTGTTGATCATCAGTTTGAAGGTGAGCTTTTTGCTACGGCAGGAGCTCAACTGGAAATATGGAATCACAATAG AGCTTCGCCAGTTCAGAGTTTCCAGTGGGGAACAGACTCTGTAATATCTGTTCGCTTTAATCCGGGAGAGCCTGATATATTGGCTACATCTGCTAG CGACCGTAGCATAACCATATATGATCTCCGCATGTCTTCTGCAGCAAGGAGAATCATCATGATG acaaaaacaaattcaattgcATGGAATCCCATGGAGCCTATGAACCTGACAGCT GCTAATGAAGATGGAAGTTGCTATAGCTTTGATGGTAGAAAGATGGACGAAGCCAAGTGCGTGCATAAAGATCATGTTTCTGCAGT GATGGATATTGACTTTTCACCAACTGGTCGTGAATTTGTTACTGGTTCATATGATCGATCCGTGAGAATCTTCCCATACAATGGAGGTCACAGCAGGGAAATCTACCATACGAAGAGGATGCAGAG AGTATTCTGTGTCAAATATAGCTGTGATGCTACATATGTATTATCGGGCAGTGACGACACCAATCTCAGGCTATGGAAGGCAAAAGCATCAGAACAATTGGGAGTT ATTCTTCCAAGGGAACAAAAGAAGCATGAGTACAATGAGGCTGTGAAGAACCGGTACAAGCATCTTCCAGAGGTCAAGCGCATTGTGAG ACACAGGCACTTGCCAAAACCAATATACAAAGCATTGGGGATCATCCGAACTGTGAatgattccaagagaagaaaagaagaccGAAGGAGAGCTCACAGTGCTCCAGGAACAATTGTCACAAAACCTCTGCGCCAAAGAAGAATTATCAAAGAAGTGGAGTGA
- the LOC104730502 gene encoding uncharacterized protein At4g28440-like, translating to MASTGNAAVAATGTTTTVKRKPVFVKVEQLKPGTTGHTLTVKVIDANIVVPVARKARPSSSMSRPSQPSRIVECLIGDETGCILFTARNDQVDLMKPGATVILRNSRIDMFKGTMRLGVDKWGRIEVTEPASFTVKEDNNLSLVEYELINVGDQ from the exons ATGGCGAGTACTGGGAATGCGGCGGTAGCGGCGACGGGGACAACGACCACGGTGAAGAGGAAACCAGTGTTTGTGAAGGTGGAACAGCTAAAGCCTGGAACGACTGGTCACACTTTGACTGTGAAGGTCATTGATGCTAATATCGTGGTTCCTGTTGCAAGGAAGGCTCGTCCTTCGAGTTCTATGAGTAGGCCGTCTCAGCCCAGTCGAATCGTTGAGTGTCTCATCGGTGACGAAACTGGATGTATCCTCTTCACTGCTCGTAACGACCAAG TTGATCTTATGAAGCCAGGAGCAACTGTGATTCTGCGCAATTCAAGGATTGATATGTTCAAGGGTACAATGAGGCTAGGAGTTGATAAATGGGGGCGCATTGAAGTCACTGAACCCGCGTCTTTCACAGTCAAGGAGGATAACAATCTGTCTCTTGTTGAATATGAACTGATCAATGTTGGTGATCAGTGA
- the LOC104730503 gene encoding reticulon-like protein B18: MDTTPPSLRSNPKSASRLARTNNTLVKSHIPSLDLVLSSPKSNGTPYPSPVSLNSPSSPVTLREILLLSPSPLRKSRTRLSNRFDMEAADAAVAARRCRTKGGQNGNLSCASPRNCRRARRRSGVMVETKEDSKETIVGLVDEKSQTPRKHKKTSRSKKEKKDSVTLLPSPAPSSNLSEDVSQGDLERIRENISDLIMWRDVAKSTLWFGFGCICFLSSCFAAKGFNFSVFSAISYLGLLFLGVSFLSNTLRQRVTEEARREVKLSEEDVLRVARRMLPITNLAISKMSELFSGEPAMTLKVAPFVLMGAEYGYLITLWRLCAFGFFLSFTVPKLYSCYASQISRQVESAQKRIVEAWGICTHKKFVAGSAVTAFWNLTSLKTRFIAVFIIVVVIRYKRQNHLQLDSKEVEENHQEQTQPEQQKLPKEKSPSPPQTTEEEEQALVVVAEETEAPKKALD, from the exons ATGGACACTACACCTCCTTCTCTCCGTTCAAACCCTAAATCCGCGTCACGTCTCGCTCGAACCAACAACACACTCGTCAAGTCGCATATTCCATCTCTCGATTTGGTTCTCTCCTCTCCGAAGAGCAACGGTACTCCTTACCCATCACCTGTTTCTCTCAACTCGCCATCTTCTCCTGTTACTCTTCGCGAAATCCTACTCTTGTCTCCTTCTCCACTTCGTAAATCGAGAACCCGTTTGAGCAATCGGTTTGATATGGAAGCTGCGGATGCGGCTGTGGCTGCACGGCGGTGTAGGACTAAGGGAGGGCAAAATGGTAATTTGAGTTGTGCATCGCCGAGGAATTGCCGGAGAGCTAGACGGAGGTCGGGGGTAATGGTTGAAACGAAGGAAGATAGTAAGGAAACTATTGTTGGGTTGGTTGATGAGAAAAGCCAGACACCGAGGAAACATAAGAAGACGAGTCGGtctaagaaggagaagaaagattcTGTTACTTTGTTACCTTCTCCTGCTCCATCTTCAAATCTGA GTGAAGATGTTAGCCAAGGTGATTTGGAGCGGATTAGAGAGAATATAAGTGATTTGATTATGTGGAGAGATGTTGCTAAATCAACACtctggtttggttttggatgTATATGTTTCCTATCTTCTTGCTTTGCTGCTAAAGGATTCAACTTTAG TGTTTTTTCAGCGATCTCCTATCTTGGACTCTTGTTTCTTGGGGTATCATTCCTGTCAAACACTCTTCGCCAAAG GGTAACTGAAGAAGCGCGGAGAGAGGTTAAACTGAGTGAAGAGGATGTCTTACGAGTAGCAAGACGAATGCTTCCCATCACCAACTTAGCTATTTCAAAGATGAGCGAGCTTTTCTCTGGCGAACCTGCAATGACACTCAAA GTGGCACCGTTTGTTCTAATGGGAGCTGAGTATGGTTACCTCATAACATTGTGGAGGTTATGTGCTTTTG GTTTCTTCCTCAGCTTCACAGTTCCAAAACTATACTCATGTTATGCGAGTCAGATTAGTCGACAAG TTGAAAGTGCACAAAAGAGAATAGTAGAAGCTTGGGGGATTTGCACACACAAGAAGTTCGTGGCAGGCTCTGCGGTTACTGCATTCTGGAACCTAACCAGTCTCAAGACCCGTTTTATAGCAGTGTTTATCATAGTGGTAGTAATCAGATACAAACGGCAGAATCATCTCCAGTTAGATTCCAAGGAAGTGGAGGAGAACCATCAAGAACAAACTCAACCGGAGCAACAAAAATTGCCAAAGGAAAAGTCACCGTCACCACCACAGacaacagaggaagaagagcaagCGTTGGTGGTAGTTGCAGAAGAAACTGAAGCACCAAAGAAAGCTTTAGATTAG
- the LOC104730504 gene encoding probable aminotransferase TAT1, with product MDRNSNLVLPTFQTETQTQDDNDISVWRFRGSDTAAKASSVTMRVIVYKLFAECSPEVGKVLLPLAHGDPSVYPCYRTSIHVENAVVDVVRSGKGNSYGPAAGILPARQAVADYVNRDLKNKVKPNDVFITVGCNQGIEVVLQSLARPNANILLPRPSYPHYEARAVFSGLEVRKFDLLPEKEWEIDLPGIEAMADENTVAMVIINPNNPCGNVYSYDHLKKVAETAQKLGIMVITDEVYCETIFGDNQFLPMGTFSSIVPVITLGGISKGFVVPGWRIGWTVLNDPKGIFKSTGMVQSIQQNLDITPDVTTIVQAALPEILGKSNKKMFAKKNSMLKQNLELVCDRLKDIPCLVCNKKPESCTYLLTKLHLTLLEDIEDDMDFCMKLAKEENLVLLPGVALGLKNWIRITLGVEAQMLEDALERLNGFYKRHLKKTKSSFEALKPSQNGKI from the exons atgGACCGCAACAGCAACCTCGTACTTCCTACCTTTCAAACCGAAACACAGACGCAAGATGATAACGATATCAGCGTCTGGCGTTTCAGGGGAAGCGACACTGCAGCTAAAGCCTCCAGCGTCACGATGAGAGTTATAGTCTACAAGCTCTTCGCTGAATGCAGCCCTGAAGTGGGAAAGGTTCTTTTACCCCTTGCACACGGTGACCCTTCTGTGTACCCATGCTACCGCACCTCCATCCACGTTGAGAACGCTGTTGTTGACGTTGTCCGCTCCGGCAAGGGTAACTCTTACGGCCCTGCCGCCGGGATTCTCCCCGCTAGACA GGCTGTTGCCGATTACGTGAACCGAGACTTGAAGAACAAGGTAAAGCCTAATGATGTATTCATAACTGTCGGATGCAACCAAGGGATAGAAGTAGTGCTTCAATCGTTGGCTCGACCAAACGCCAACATCCTTCTCCCGCGGCCTAGTTACCCTCACTACGAGGCTCGTGCTGTCTTTAGTGGACTTGAGGTCCGCAAGTTCGATCTCCTTCCCGAGAAAGAATGGGAGATTGATCTCCCAGGCATCGAAGCCATGGCAGATGAGAACACTGTCGCAATGGTtatcataaaccctaataaCCCCTGTGGAAATGTTTACTCTTACGATCATCTTAAGAAG GTGGCGGAGACGGCTCAGAAGCTGGGAATAATGGTGATCACAGACGAAGTGTATTGCGAAACAATCTTCGGAGACAATCAATTTCTTCCAATGGGAACGTTCTCATCGATAGTTCCTGTTATCACTTTAGGCGGTATATCGAAAGGATTTGTTGTTCCTGGTTGGAGAATTGGCTGGACCGTTTTGAATGATCCCAAAGGCATTTTCAAGTCCACAGGG ATGGTACAGTCCATCCAACAGAATCTTGACATAACTCCAGATGTTACAACCATTGTTCAGGCTGCACTTCCCGAGATTCTAGGGAAATCCAACAAAAAGATGTTTGCGAAGAAGAATTCGATGTTGAAACAGAACCTGGAATTGGTCTGCGATAGACTCAAAGACATTCCTTGCTTGGTCTGCAACAAGAAACCTGAGTCATGCACTTACTTACTG ACGAAGCTACACCTCACATTGTTGGAGGACATCGAAGACGACATGGATTTCTGTATGAAGCTAGCCAAAGAAGAAAACCTCGTCTTACTACCAG GAGTGGCTTTGGGATTGAAGAACTGGATAAGGATAACACTAGGAGTAGAAGCTCAGATGCTGGAAGATGCACTTGAGAGGCTCAATGGCTTCTACAAACGCCATCTCAAGAAAACAAAGTCTTCTTTTGAAGCTTTGAAGCCAAGCCAGAATGGCAAAATCTAA
- the LOC104730505 gene encoding S-alkyl-thiohydroximate lyase SUR1-like, translated as MSQRMNLFVPSFEMDQEEDVARKTTENGGIGGGVWRFKGNKAAKEAASVSMKGTLFRLFDCCSKDVKKSILPLGHGDPSVYPCFDTSVDAEEAVVESLRSGSANSYAPGVGILPARRAVANYLNREWDLPRKMKSDDIFMTVGCCQGIETLFHALAGPKANILIPTLIYPLYNSYAIHSLVEPRKYDLLPDLDWEIDLQGVEALADENTIAMVIINPHNPCGNVYTYEHLKKVAEVARKLGIMVVSDEVYNKTIYGENKFVPMRIFSSIAPVITLGSISKGWLVPGWRIGWIAINDHDNVFKTTGVVESIKEHLDISPDPSTILQFALPNILEKTKKSFFEKNNSTLSQNVDFAFDALKDIPCLTCPKKPESCTYLVTRLDLSLLEDITNDFDFCIKLAREENLVLLPGEVLGLKGWVRLSIAVERSMLEDAFVRLKGFYARHIKTRLS; from the exons ATGAGTCAACGCATGAACCTGTTCGTTCCTTCATTTGAAATGGATCAAGAGGAAGACGTTGCACGCAAGACGACGGAGAACGGAGGCATCGGTGGTGGTGTCTGGAGGTTCAAAGGCAACAAAGCGGCCAAGGAAGCAGCAAGTGTCTCAATGAAAGGTACTCTTTTTAGGTTATTCGACTGCTGCAGCAAAGACGTTAAAAAGAGTATTTTGCCCCTGGGTCACGGCGACCCTTCCGTGTACCCTTGCTTCGACACTTCCGTTGATGCCGAGGAGGCGGTGGTTGAATCCTTACGGTCTGGCTCCGCCAACTCTTATGCCCCGGGGGTCGGTATTTTACCAGCAAGGAG GGCGGTTGCAAATTATCTGAACCGGGAGTGGGACCTTCCACGTAAGATGAAATCAGATGACATATTTATGACGGTGGGGTGTTGCCAAGGGATAGAGACATTGTTTCATGCCCTCGCTGGACCAAAGGCCAATATCTTGATCCCGACTCTAATATATCCCCTCTACAACAGTTACGCAATTCATAGCCTAGTGGAGCCTCGCAAATACGATCTCCTTCCCGATCTAGACTGGGAGATAGATCTTCAAGGCGTCGAAGCCTTAGCAGACGAAAACACCATTGCTATGGTGATAATTAATCCTCACAACCCATGTGGAAATGTTTATACATATGAACATCTAAAGAAG GTAGCTGAGGTGGCTAGAAAGCTAGGAATAATGGTGGTTTCTGATGAAGtttataataaaactatttatGGAGAGAATAAATTTGTCCCAATGAGGATATTTTCATCTATTGCTCCTGTGATTACATTGGGGTCCATATCCAAGGGATGGCTCGTCCCGGGGTGGCGGATTGGTTGGATCGCAATAAATGATCACGACAACGTTTTTAAAACCACCGGG GTCGTTGAATCCATCAAGGAACATCTCGACATAAGTCCAGATCCATCAACAATTCTACAG TTTGCACTTCCAAACATcttggagaagacgaagaaatcTTTCTTCGAAAAGAATAATTCTACCCTAAGTCAAAACGTAGATTTCGCATTCGATGCTCTCAAAGACATTCCTTGCCTCACCTGCCCCAAGAAACCCGAGTCGTGTACTTACTTAGTG ACAAGATTGGATCTATCCCTCTTGGAGGACATCAcgaatgattttgatttctgcATAAAGCTGGCCCGAGAGGAGAATCTCGTCCTTTTACCTG GGGAGGTATTAGGACTGAAGGGTTGGGTGAGACTCTCGATCGCAGTGGAGAGGTCGATGCTAGAAGATGCTTTCGTGAGGCTCAAAGGCTTCTACGCTCGCCATATTAAAACACGACTCAGTTAA